Proteins from a genomic interval of Sphingomonas sp. Y38-1Y:
- the ligM gene encoding vanillate/3-O-methylgallate O-demethylase, giving the protein MTAQNLEQVLQGAGNTVELLRNSQLGAYVYPVVAPEFHNWRSEQWAWQHSAVLFDQSHHMVNLYIRGNDALKLLSDTMVNSPKGWAPGKAKQYVPTTPYGHVIGDGIIFWEEEQSFTYVGRAPASNWLRYHAATGGYDVEIELDDRSPMRPMGKPVSRKEWRFQIQGPNAWAVIEKLHGGPLEQLKFFNMSTMNIAGRHVRTLRHGMSGAPGLEIWGPYAEQEEIRAAILEAGKEFGLVPCGSRAYPSNTLESGWIPSPLPAIYTGEKLKAYREWLGADSYEATGSIGGSFVSDNIEDYYLNPWELGYGPFVKFDHDFHGREALEALDRKAQRKKVTLAWHPEDMAKIMASLFDPDGVQYKFFDVPLANYASSNYDRVTVDGKTVGVSMFTGYSYNEKQALSLATIDPSIEVGTEVRVVWGEENGGTRKTTVEPHQQLEVRAIVSPVPYSRVARETYADGWRTAVTA; this is encoded by the coding sequence ATGACGGCGCAGAATCTCGAACAGGTGCTTCAGGGCGCGGGCAATACGGTGGAGCTGCTGCGCAATTCGCAGCTCGGCGCCTATGTCTATCCGGTTGTGGCGCCCGAGTTCCACAACTGGCGTTCGGAGCAGTGGGCGTGGCAGCATTCGGCGGTGCTGTTCGACCAGTCGCACCACATGGTGAACCTGTACATCCGCGGCAACGACGCGCTGAAGCTGCTCTCCGACACGATGGTCAACAGCCCCAAGGGCTGGGCGCCGGGCAAGGCCAAGCAGTATGTGCCGACGACCCCCTATGGCCATGTCATCGGCGACGGCATCATCTTCTGGGAGGAGGAGCAGTCCTTCACCTATGTCGGCCGCGCGCCGGCGTCGAACTGGCTGCGCTATCATGCCGCGACCGGCGGCTATGACGTGGAAATCGAGCTCGACGACCGCTCGCCGATGCGGCCGATGGGCAAGCCGGTGTCGCGCAAGGAGTGGCGCTTCCAGATCCAGGGCCCGAACGCCTGGGCGGTGATCGAGAAGCTGCATGGCGGCCCGCTCGAGCAGCTCAAATTCTTCAACATGTCGACGATGAACATCGCCGGCCGCCACGTTCGCACGCTGCGCCACGGCATGTCGGGCGCGCCGGGTCTCGAAATCTGGGGCCCCTATGCCGAGCAGGAAGAGATCCGCGCCGCGATCCTGGAGGCGGGCAAGGAATTCGGCCTCGTCCCCTGCGGCAGCCGCGCCTATCCGTCGAACACGCTGGAGAGCGGCTGGATTCCCTCGCCGCTGCCCGCGATCTACACCGGCGAGAAGCTGAAGGCGTACCGCGAGTGGCTGGGCGCCGACAGCTATGAGGCGACGGGCTCGATCGGCGGCAGCTTCGTGTCCGACAATATCGAGGACTATTACCTCAACCCGTGGGAGCTGGGCTACGGGCCCTTCGTCAAGTTCGACCACGACTTCCACGGTCGCGAGGCGCTGGAGGCGCTCGATCGCAAGGCGCAGCGCAAGAAGGTGACGCTCGCCTGGCATCCGGAGGATATGGCCAAGATCATGGCGTCGCTGTTCGATCCGGACGGCGTCCAGTACAAGTTCTTCGACGTGCCGCTCGCCAACTATGCCTCGTCCAACTACGACCGCGTGACCGTGGATGGAAAGACCGTCGGCGTGTCGATGTTCACCGGCTACAGCTACAACGAGAAGCAGGCGCTGAGCCTCGCCACGATCGATCCGTCGATCGAGGTTGGCACCGAAGTCCGCGTCGTCTGGGGCGAGGAGAATGGCGGCACGCGCAAGACCACGGTCGAGCCGCACCAGCAGCTCGAAGTCCGCGCGATCGTCAGCCCGGTGCCCTATTCGCGCGTCGCGCGTGAGACCTATGCCGATGGCTGGCGCACGGCGGTGACGGCGTAA
- the aguB gene encoding N-carbamoylputrescine amidase — translation MTEITVAAMQLAFTRDLDANIAAVSELVREAKGRGAQVVLPPELFEGEYFCRTEEEEWFATARPVDEHPAVLAMQRLADELDIHIPTSFFEADGPHHYNSLAMIAPGGRIEGVYRKSHIPDGPGYEEKFYFRPGNTGFKVWGGPGAKLGVGICWDQWYPETARAMMLMGAEILFYPTAIGAEPHDPTLDTRRMWRRAMLGHAVSNVVPVIASNRIGSEHGQLFYGHSFICDEFGEMLAEFGAEETGVLTATLDLARVRKNRAGMGFFRDRRPELYRRLVEDV, via the coding sequence ATGACAGAAATCACCGTCGCGGCGATGCAGCTCGCCTTCACGCGCGACCTGGACGCCAACATCGCCGCGGTTAGCGAGCTGGTGCGCGAGGCCAAGGGCCGCGGCGCGCAGGTCGTGCTGCCGCCCGAACTGTTCGAGGGCGAATATTTTTGCCGCACCGAGGAAGAGGAATGGTTCGCGACCGCGCGCCCGGTCGACGAGCATCCCGCGGTGCTGGCGATGCAGCGGCTGGCCGACGAGCTCGACATCCATATCCCGACCAGCTTCTTCGAGGCGGACGGGCCGCATCACTATAACTCGCTGGCGATGATCGCGCCCGGCGGGCGGATCGAGGGCGTCTATCGCAAGAGCCACATTCCCGACGGGCCGGGCTATGAGGAGAAATTCTATTTCCGCCCCGGCAATACCGGGTTCAAGGTCTGGGGCGGCCCGGGCGCGAAGCTGGGCGTCGGCATCTGCTGGGACCAATGGTATCCGGAAACCGCGCGCGCGATGATGCTGATGGGCGCCGAGATCCTCTTCTATCCCACCGCGATCGGTGCCGAGCCGCACGATCCGACGCTCGACACGCGGCGGATGTGGCGGCGCGCGATGCTGGGCCATGCGGTGTCGAACGTCGTGCCCGTCATCGCCTCCAACCGGATCGGCAGCGAGCACGGACAGCTTTTCTACGGTCACAGCTTCATCTGCGACGAGTTCGGCGAGATGCTGGCCGAGTTCGGTGCGGAGGAGACGGGCGTGCTGACCGCGACGCTGGACCTGGCGCGCGTCAGGAAGAACCGCGCGGGGATGGGCTTCTTCCGCGACCGGCGGCCGGAGCTTTACCGGCGGCTGGTCGAGGACGTTTGA
- a CDS encoding agmatine deiminase family protein: MTLPPPPEWADHDAVLIGFPSHPEIWGPPLAGARKETLAFANALADGGRGERVLLVCADAEAARAAATGIEKGVEIVTEAFGDVWLRDTAAIVTGDGSARAFRFNGWGGKYDFPGDEDVGARLAERRGLAFEPCDWVLEGGSIDGDGTGLVVTTEQCLLNRNRNPGLSQRTAEEWLLCDLGFDRVLWLGDGLVNDHTDGHVDNLARFVGPNRLAVPQPEENDPNWLIYQDAARRAEAFGVEVVRLPSPGRVLVDEEVVPASYMNFYIGNTVVAVPTYGQPNDARAVEAIGTLFPGRRAVGLRADHILTGGGSFHCISQQLPRFA, encoded by the coding sequence ATGACGCTGCCGCCGCCGCCCGAATGGGCCGATCATGACGCCGTCCTGATCGGTTTCCCGAGCCACCCGGAAATCTGGGGACCGCCGCTTGCCGGTGCGAGGAAAGAGACGCTCGCCTTCGCCAACGCCCTCGCCGATGGCGGCCGCGGCGAGCGGGTGCTGCTCGTCTGCGCCGATGCGGAGGCGGCTCGCGCCGCCGCCACCGGCATCGAAAAGGGTGTCGAGATCGTCACCGAGGCGTTCGGCGACGTCTGGCTGCGAGACACCGCCGCGATCGTCACCGGTGACGGCAGCGCGCGCGCGTTCCGCTTCAACGGCTGGGGCGGCAAGTACGACTTTCCCGGCGACGAGGATGTCGGCGCCCGACTTGCCGAGCGACGCGGCCTCGCCTTCGAGCCGTGCGACTGGGTGCTGGAGGGCGGGTCGATCGACGGCGACGGCACCGGCCTGGTCGTCACGACCGAGCAATGCCTGCTCAATCGCAACCGCAATCCCGGCCTGTCGCAGCGGACGGCGGAGGAATGGCTGCTGTGCGACCTGGGCTTCGATCGCGTGCTGTGGCTGGGCGACGGGCTGGTCAACGACCATACCGACGGCCATGTCGACAATCTCGCGCGGTTCGTCGGCCCCAACCGGCTCGCGGTGCCGCAGCCGGAGGAGAACGACCCCAACTGGCTGATCTATCAGGATGCCGCGCGCCGTGCCGAGGCGTTCGGGGTCGAGGTCGTCCGCCTCCCCTCCCCCGGCCGCGTGCTGGTGGACGAGGAGGTCGTGCCGGCGAGCTACATGAACTTTTATATCGGCAACACGGTGGTGGCGGTGCCGACCTATGGCCAGCCCAACGACGCGCGCGCGGTCGAGGCGATCGGCACGCTGTTCCCCGGCCGCCGCGCGGTGGGGCTTCGCGCCGACCACATCCTGACCGGCGGCGGCAGCTTCCACTGCATCAGCCAGCAATTGCCGAGGTTCGCATGA
- a CDS encoding acyl-CoA dehydrogenase, whose product MSFTPAIAEQRFVLTHVAGIDDLATSDRFAEATPDTIEAVLEGAGQFAVGEWAPLDRVGDTVGARWTEQGVVMPDGFRAAYQGYVDGGWGTIGSPTDYGGMGMPFALASAVLETLGTANMGLGLCPTLNGGAIEALMHHGSAEQQAAYLPHLATGEWPATMNLTEPQAGSDVGALRTRAEPRGDGSWSLSGTKIFISYGDHDMADQIVHLVLARTPDAPAGTRGLSLFLVPKYRLDEAGKPGDFNDIRVVSIEHKMGLHASPTCVLSFGDHGDCIGELIGAEGGGIAAMFTMMNNARLNVGLQGIQVAERATQRAVAYALDRMQGARAGTGVAIIEHPDVRRMLLRMKAQTQAARALVYYAAGISDRLALGEGEAKKRLDLLTPLAKAHGSDLGVEVASLGIQVHGGMGYVEETGAAQHFRDSRITPIYEGTNGIQAADLVGRKLAMDNGGVFLAHLETMRGEAEDAGLRSLIDACEEVGRRLMTADADDRLAASYPFLTMLSVATCGWLMERQGRIAATAEGDPAFLGQKRAAARFYVEQIVPEALGLKASAMAPAAALYELPAAAFAA is encoded by the coding sequence ATGAGCTTCACCCCCGCCATTGCCGAGCAGCGCTTCGTGCTCACCCATGTCGCCGGCATCGACGATCTCGCCACCAGCGACCGCTTTGCCGAGGCGACGCCCGACACGATCGAGGCGGTGCTGGAGGGCGCGGGCCAGTTCGCCGTGGGCGAATGGGCGCCGCTCGACCGCGTCGGCGACACGGTGGGCGCGCGATGGACCGAGCAGGGCGTGGTGATGCCGGACGGGTTCCGCGCCGCGTATCAGGGCTATGTCGACGGCGGCTGGGGGACGATCGGCTCGCCCACCGACTATGGCGGGATGGGCATGCCGTTCGCGCTGGCGAGCGCGGTGCTGGAGACGTTGGGCACTGCCAATATGGGTCTGGGCCTTTGCCCCACGCTCAACGGCGGCGCGATCGAGGCGCTGATGCACCATGGCAGCGCCGAGCAGCAGGCGGCATACCTGCCGCACCTGGCGACCGGTGAGTGGCCGGCGACGATGAACCTGACCGAGCCGCAGGCGGGCAGCGACGTGGGCGCGCTTCGCACCCGCGCCGAGCCGCGCGGCGACGGCAGCTGGTCGCTGTCGGGGACCAAGATCTTCATCAGCTATGGCGACCACGACATGGCCGACCAGATCGTCCACCTCGTCCTCGCGCGCACGCCCGATGCGCCGGCGGGCACGCGCGGGCTGAGCCTGTTCCTCGTCCCCAAGTACCGGCTGGATGAAGCGGGCAAGCCGGGCGACTTCAACGACATCCGCGTCGTGTCGATCGAGCACAAGATGGGCCTCCACGCCTCGCCCACCTGCGTCCTGTCCTTCGGCGACCATGGCGACTGCATCGGCGAGCTGATCGGGGCCGAGGGCGGCGGGATCGCGGCGATGTTCACGATGATGAACAACGCGCGCCTCAATGTCGGCCTGCAGGGCATCCAGGTCGCCGAGCGCGCGACGCAGCGCGCGGTCGCCTATGCGCTCGACCGGATGCAGGGCGCGCGCGCCGGCACCGGCGTCGCGATCATCGAGCATCCCGATGTCCGCCGCATGCTCCTTCGAATGAAGGCACAGACGCAAGCGGCGCGCGCGCTCGTCTATTATGCCGCGGGGATCAGCGACCGACTGGCACTGGGCGAGGGCGAGGCGAAGAAGCGGCTCGACCTCCTCACTCCGCTCGCAAAGGCGCATGGCTCCGATTTGGGCGTCGAGGTCGCGAGCCTGGGCATCCAGGTGCATGGCGGCATGGGCTATGTCGAGGAGACGGGCGCGGCGCAGCATTTCCGCGATTCGCGAATCACCCCGATCTATGAGGGCACGAACGGCATCCAGGCGGCCGACCTGGTCGGGCGCAAGCTCGCCATGGACAATGGCGGCGTCTTCCTTGCCCATCTCGAGACGATGCGCGGCGAGGCCGAGGATGCCGGCCTCAGGTCGCTGATCGATGCGTGCGAAGAGGTCGGGCGGCGGTTGATGACCGCGGATGCCGACGACCGGCTCGCCGCGTCCTATCCCTTCCTCACCATGCTGTCGGTCGCGACCTGTGGCTGGCTGATGGAGCGGCAGGGGCGGATCGCCGCGACGGCGGAGGGCGACCCGGCATTCCTTGGGCAGAAGCGGGCGGCGGCCCGCTTCTATGTCGAGCAGATCGTGCCGGAGGCCTTGGGGCTCAAGGCGTCGGCGATGGCGCCTGCCGCCGCGCTCTACGAGCTGCCCGCAGCGGCGTTCGCTGCCTGA